One segment of Pan paniscus chromosome 20, NHGRI_mPanPan1-v2.0_pri, whole genome shotgun sequence DNA contains the following:
- the MEF2B gene encoding myocyte-specific enhancer factor 2B isoform X2 — translation MGRKKIQISRILDQRNRQVTFTKRKFGLMKKAYELSVLCDCEIALIIFNSANRLFQYASTDMDRVLLKYTEYSEPHESRTNTDILETLKRRGIGLDGPELEPDEGPEEPGEKFRRLAGEGGDPALPRPRLYPAAPAMPSPDVIYGALPPPGCDPSGLGEALPAQSRPSPFRPAAPKAGPPGLVHPLFSPSHLTSKTPPPLYLPTEGRRSDLPGGLAGPRGGLSTSRSLYSGLQNPCSTATPGPPLGSFPFLPGGPPEYGLGDPPPPPGLLQPPTLAPWQPSRGDGPPAVPSQPSGGRSLGEEGPPTRGASPPTPPVSIKSERLSPAPGGPGDFPKTFPYPLLLARSLAEPLRPGPALRRLPLADGWPR, via the exons ATGGGGAGGAAAAAAATCCAGATCTCCCGCATCCTGGACCAAAGGAATCGGCAG GTGACGTTCACCAAGCGGAAGTTCGGGCTGATGAAGAAGGCCTATGAGCTGAGCGTGCTCTGTGACTGTGAGATAGCCCTCATCATCTTCAACAGCGCCAACCGCCTCTTCCAGTATGCCAGCACGGACATGGACCGTGTGCTGCTGAAGTACACAGAGTACAGCGAGCCCCACGAGAGCCGCACCAACACTGACATCCTCGAG ACGCTGAAGCGGAGGGGCATTGGCCTCGATGGGCCAGAGCTGGAGCCGGATGAAGGGCCTGAGGAGCCAGGAGAGAAGTTTCGGAGGCTGGCAGGCGAAGGGGGTGATCCGGCCTTGCCCCGACCCCGGCTGTAT CCTGCAGCTCCTGCTATGCCCAGCCCAGATGTGATATATGGGGCCTTACCGCCACCAGGCTGTGACCCCAGTGGGCTTGGGGAAGCACTGCCCGCCCAGAGCCGCCCATCTCCCTTCCGACCAGCAGCCCCCAAAGCCGGGCCCCCAG GCCTGGTGCACCCTCTCTTCTCACCAAGCCACCTCACCAGCAAGACACCACCCCCACTGTACCTGCCGACGGAAGGGCGGAGGTCAGACCTGCCTGGTGGCCTGGCTGGGCCCCGAGGGGGACTAAGCACCTCC AGAAGCCTCTACAGTGGCCTGCAGAATCCCTGCTCCACTGCAACCCCCGGACCCCCACTGGGGAGCTTCCCCTTCCTCCCCGGAGGCCCCCCAG AATATGGCCTGGGAGACCCTCCACCGCCCCCTGGCTTGTTGCAGCCCCCCACCCTGGCCCCCTGGCAGCCCTCGAGGGGTGATGGGCCCCCCGCCGTGCCCTCCCAGCCCAG TGGGGGCCGAAGCCTGGGCGAGGAGGGTCCCCCAACCCGCGGCGCCTCCCCGCCGACCCCCCCAGTCAGCATCAAGTCTGAGCGCCTCTCTCCGGCCCCCGGGGGCCCCGGCGACTTTCCTAAGACCTTCCCCTATCCCCTGCTCCTCGCCCGGTCCCTGGCAGAGCCTCTGCGGCCTGGGCCCGCCCTGCGCCGGCTGCCCTTGGCCGACGGCTGGCCCCGGTAG